The following DNA comes from Gemmatimonadaceae bacterium.
CCTTGAGGAAGGCGCGCACGCGCGCGGTCCCGCGCGACAGCTCCTGCGAGGCGGCGACCATCGACGACGACTGCACGCTCACGGTGAAGCGCCAGACGACGAAGTCGGAACGGATGGGGCGCCTGGCAGACCCGGTGACGGTGACCTCCTCGTTCCCCTTGCGAATGTCCTTCAGCGCGCCGGAGACGAAGAAGAGGCCAAGGAGGATGGCGACGGCAACGGCGCCGAGGCCGTAAAGGTGTTGGAAGCGACGGTCATCCATTGGAAGGGCGGACGGGAGACGGGAGACGGAGACGGGAGACGAGCGTCCGGACGGGTGCGGTGCGGGGGTGGTGCGGGGGTGATGCGCGGGAGGCGGGGGGGCCCTCACGGGGAGGCACGTGGGGACAGCATCGCGCAATCCCCCTGAACCAACACGCGAGAGGAGGGGAGAAACAAGCTCACGACTCCTTCACCGCAACGACTGGACTCCCCTCCCCCGTCCGCCCCTCCTACCCCAGCGCCTGGCGAAGGTCCTCGACGAGGTCGTCGGCATGTTCCAGGCCGATCGACAGGCGCAACAGGTTGTCCGGCGTTGGCGACTCGGGGCCCTCGATCGACTTGCGGTGCTCGACCAGCGACTCCACTCCCCCTAACGACGTGGCGCGGGTGAAGAGCCGCAGGCGACCGGTGAGCGCGAGGGCGTCATCGGCGCTCCCGATCGGCTGGAAGGAGACCATCCCGCCGAACAGCTGCATCTGCTTCACCGCCACGCGGTGGCCTGGGTGCGTGGGGAGGCCGGGGTAGTGCGTGACTTCGACCTTGTGGTGCGTGGCGAGGAAGGCGGCCACGCGCTCGGCGTTCGCGGTATGCTGGCGCACGCGGCACGGGAGCGAGGCAATGCCGCGGTGCACGAGCCAGCAATCGAAGGGAGACGGCACCGCCCCCGCCGTGGACTGCACGGTGCGGATGCGCTCCCACAGTGCGTCGCGCTTCGCCGTCACCAGCGCCCCGCTCAGCACGTCGGAGTGTCCGCCGTGATACTTGGTGGTGGAGTACATGATGAGGTCGGCGCCTAACGGGATGGTCGGCTGGCCGACCGATGTTCCCCACGTGTTGTCCACCGCCAGGTGCGCCCCCGCCTTGTGGGCAATCTCGGCGCAGCCGGCAATGTCCGTCACCGAGAGCGTCGGGTTGGACGGCGTCTCGATCCAGACCAGCCTGGTCCTGGCGCGCAGCGCGTCGCGCACGTTGGCCAGGTCGGTCGTGTCGACGATGGAGTACTCGAGCCCCCAGCGCCCGAAGATCTCCTTGAGGAGCTTCTTGGTCCCGTAGTAGGTGGCGTTGGGGATGATGACGTGGTCCCCGGGGTCGAGCGCCTGCAGCACCGCGGCAACCGCCGCCTGTCCGGACGAGAAGGCCGCGGCATCGGCGGCACCATCGACCGCGGCGAGTGCTGTCTCGAGCGCCGAGCGATTGGGGCTCTTCTCGCGCGAGTAGATGTAGCCCGAGCTGAACGATCCATCCGGCTCGCGCAGGAAGGTCGTCGACAGGTGCAACGCTTCGGCGATGGCCCCGGTGGCCGGATCAGGAGAGTGGCCGGCGTGGACGGCGATGGTTTCCTTGTGCATGAGGCTCCGGGAGGGCGGCGTGAACGGGATTCGCTTGGGCGGCTGCAGCGCCGCTGTTGAGTCGATGCGCGACGGTCGCCAGCGGGTGACGCCTACGGACGACGCGGCTGCGCGGGCCCCGGTTGACCGCCGGGCTTCCACGTCGGTCTGGGGCCATCGGCCAGGAGTCGCACCGCGCGCGCCGCGGCATCGATGACCTGCGCCATGTGTCCCGCATCGGCGTGCGACGCATCGTCGCTCCGCTTGTGATAGTCGGTGTGCAGGTTGTACGACGACAGCGTGTGCGCCGGGATCCCCAGGCGCGCAAAGGCGATGTTGTCGCTCCGCATGAAGAAGTTCTGCTCGGGGCGCTTGTCGGGTACGAGCGGGATCCCGGCCGCAGCGAGCGCTTCGCCCATCGTCGAGCGCTCGTAGCCGGTGAGCCACCCCTTCCCTCGCCCGCCAGCAAGCGAATCGGGGCGACCGATCATCTCGATCTCCAGGTTGGCCACCGTCTGGTCCAGGGGGTGCGGCGGATGCTGGATGTACCAGCGCGTGCCTAACAAGCCGACCTCCTCACCAGTGGTCGCGGCGAAGACGATCGTGCGCCTGGGGCGCGGCCCGGCGGCGAGGACGCGTGCGATCTCGAGCACCGCCACCGTCCCCGACGCATCGTCGTCGGCGCCGTTGAAGACCGAGTCGCCCTCGACCGCGGGCCCGGTCCCGAGGTGATCGTAGTGCGCATCGACCAGGATCGCCTCGCCGGCCAGCGCGGGGTCGCTCCCCCGCATGATCCCCACCACGTTCACCCCCGTCAGCCGCCGCGCCGCCGGAATGGTGTCGAGCGCCGCGAACGACGATGCGAGCGCCGGCACGGTGCGCGTCTGGCCCCCCATGGTGCGTTGCACCTGGTACATCGGGACGCGCTGGAAGAAGCCCGAGTCGCCCGCCGAGGAGAGCCCGATGCGTTGCATCTGCTCGCCGATGAAGCGCGCCGCGCGCGCACTCCCCGGCGATCCGGTCATGCGCCCCGCCATGGAGTCGTGGGCGAGCGTCGAGAGCAGCGAGAGCACATACGCCGAGTCGACGGTCGTCGACCGGAACGGCGTTGCACCGCCGCTCGTGACCGAGGCGGTTCGCGAGCATGCGGCGAGCGCAGCCGCGGCAACCGCGGCCACCACGGAGAGTCGTCGCGCCAACGGGGCGCGCGAGATGAGTCGGGTCATGTCGGGGCGATGAGGTCGCGCGCCACCTGATGAGGCGCTCTCCGGAACCTCGCGGGGCGGGGCGTGCAGCGCAATGTGTGCGCGCGCTCGTGTGGGGGGTGTGCTCCACGGATGGTGGCGGGGGCGCAGGTAACGCCAAGTACCGTGTCACACGAAGCCAAGAAGCCACCAGCCGAAACCTCGAACCCTCTTCGTGCCTTCGCGTCTTCGCGTGAGAGCGCCCCTGGCTCCCGTGAGCGCGCACACGACGCCCGGCGCAGCGCTCGCCAAAGCGCGCGCCTACCCCCGCGTCGCCAGCAACATCACATCATACAGCGCGTGCGTCCACGCGGTGATTCCGAAGCCGCGCACGACGTACAGCGCGCTGAACGCCACACCGGCGATGGCCCGGAAGGTAAACGAGGCCAGCTCCAGCCGGTCGCCAAACGGCCCGACGTAGTGAAACGCCGAGAAGATCAGCGCCCCCGTCAAAGTCGCGAAGGTCCCGGAAGCCACCGGCCCCCAGCCGAAGATCTTCTTCGCCACCCAGAGGAGGACGGAGACGAGGATCACGCGGAAGAGGAGTTCCTCGTAGAGCCCCGCCCCTAACGAGACCATCAGCGCCGTCGGCCAGCCGACGCCGTCGAGCCCCCCCATCGCCAGCCCGGTTCCGGTACTCGCCCCCGCGCCGGCAAGTGCCCCAACGAGCTGCGCGGTGAGCATCCCGACCACCGTACCGAACACCCCCGCCAGCACCACCGACTCGGCGAGCATCGCCACGAAGGTCGAGCCCTTGAGTCCACCGGGCGCACGGCGAAGGTCGCGGATGATGAAGACGAGCATTGTCCCCACCAGGAGCGCCCCAAAGACCGGCTGCCCGCGCTCGCCGAGCACCGCCTGGAAGGCCGACTTTAGGAGGACATCCGCGCCGTTGCGAACGCCGTTCGACGCCTCCGAGAGCCCCGCCGCCATGAGTTCATATAGGATAAGAAGCGGGAGGGCGAAGGTGAGCGAGTAGCGCGGCGCACGCGAGTCGTGCCAGTATCCGCGCCGTTTTGCGGGGAGCGTGGCGTTGGGGGCGGCGAGGGGCGAGGCGGCGGCAATGCTGGAATGTACGTGCGGGGAGCGGACGCGTTTCAGCGTGGGGCGCACAGTTCTCGCGAAGGCGTGCGAGCGCTTGGCGGTTCATTCGCAACTCGTGGTGGAGCACTCATTTGCGCCCCAGCCTTGTGCGTTGTGACCGACGGATCACGGCGCGGGGCTCGCCGTGACAGCGCCTGTCGCGAGGGGCGCTCCCGCTGTCGCCGTCCTTCGTTGAGCACCCCCAAGGCGGACGTTGCGACGCCGCTGTGTGAGGCTCGAAGAGCCTAACCGACGACTGCGAGGTACGAACTAACGACTGCGAGGTACGAACTAACGACCGCGCAGCGCGACCGAACGACTGCGCAGCGCGGACGAACGACCGCGCAGTCACGACGCTCAACCGTGCGGGCCGCGCGATCCGCCCGGCCGATAAACCAAACGACCGGCCCCTCTCGGGACCGGTCGTCGGCGTTTCGTGGAACTCGTCGTGCCGTTAGGCGCTCGGAGCGTTTTACAGGTTGCCTTCGCAACCGCGCGGCAGGACCGAGGCCGGGGCTCCGACAGGACGTCGCGCATCGCACTCCGCCTGCGGGATCGGCATGACCTTGGCGACGAACTGCCCCGGAGTGTCGATCGGCAGCTGGCTCAGGCGCCCCCAACGGCGCATGTCGACCCAGCGACTCCCTTCGAACAGCAGCGACTGATGCTTTTCATACATGATCGCATCGAGCCCGGCCGCACCGGACGCCAGCGAGGCCAGCGGCGCGAGCTTCCCGGACGTTGTGCGAACGATGTTCAGGTCCGCCAACGCTGCACTGGTGTTCCCGAGCGCCCAGTTGGCCTCGGCGCGCAGGAGGAGGAGTTCTTCGTTGCGGATGATCGCCGCCGGCGTGCTCGGCGTC
Coding sequences within:
- a CDS encoding aminotransferase class I/II-fold pyridoxal phosphate-dependent enzyme; the encoded protein is MHKETIAVHAGHSPDPATGAIAEALHLSTTFLREPDGSFSSGYIYSREKSPNRSALETALAAVDGAADAAAFSSGQAAVAAVLQALDPGDHVIIPNATYYGTKKLLKEIFGRWGLEYSIVDTTDLANVRDALRARTRLVWIETPSNPTLSVTDIAGCAEIAHKAGAHLAVDNTWGTSVGQPTIPLGADLIMYSTTKYHGGHSDVLSGALVTAKRDALWERIRTVQSTAGAVPSPFDCWLVHRGIASLPCRVRQHTANAERVAAFLATHHKVEVTHYPGLPTHPGHRVAVKQMQLFGGMVSFQPIGSADDALALTGRLRLFTRATSLGGVESLVEHRKSIEGPESPTPDNLLRLSIGLEHADDLVEDLRQALG
- a CDS encoding M20/M25/M40 family metallo-hydrolase, whose translation is MTRLISRAPLARRLSVVAAVAAAALAACSRTASVTSGGATPFRSTTVDSAYVLSLLSTLAHDSMAGRMTGSPGSARAARFIGEQMQRIGLSSAGDSGFFQRVPMYQVQRTMGGQTRTVPALASSFAALDTIPAARRLTGVNVVGIMRGSDPALAGEAILVDAHYDHLGTGPAVEGDSVFNGADDDASGTVAVLEIARVLAAGPRPRRTIVFAATTGEEVGLLGTRWYIQHPPHPLDQTVANLEIEMIGRPDSLAGGRGKGWLTGYERSTMGEALAAAGIPLVPDKRPEQNFFMRSDNIAFARLGIPAHTLSSYNLHTDYHKRSDDASHADAGHMAQVIDAAARAVRLLADGPRPTWKPGGQPGPAQPRRP
- a CDS encoding CPBP family intramembrane metalloprotease, which translates into the protein MRPTLKRVRSPHVHSSIAAASPLAAPNATLPAKRRGYWHDSRAPRYSLTFALPLLILYELMAAGLSEASNGVRNGADVLLKSAFQAVLGERGQPVFGALLVGTMLVFIIRDLRRAPGGLKGSTFVAMLAESVVLAGVFGTVVGMLTAQLVGALAGAGASTGTGLAMGGLDGVGWPTALMVSLGAGLYEELLFRVILVSVLLWVAKKIFGWGPVASGTFATLTGALIFSAFHYVGPFGDRLELASFTFRAIAGVAFSALYVVRGFGITAWTHALYDVMLLATRG